A window from Microbacterium ginsengiterrae encodes these proteins:
- a CDS encoding glycine cleavage system protein R codes for MTTLILTVAGSDRPGLVAAVADIVDAHGGNWESSQLAELAGVFAGVIQVSVASEREADLQAALRDLDGLLTVSVHTGADAASAPERPITLQVLGNDRPGIVREVSAVLRAHELSIQDMITQTRDAAMAGGRLFEATVAATVPAAVDLGALRADLERLTAELQVDITLE; via the coding sequence ATGACCACTCTGATCCTCACCGTCGCCGGATCCGATCGCCCCGGCCTCGTCGCCGCCGTCGCTGACATCGTCGATGCGCACGGGGGCAACTGGGAGAGCAGTCAGCTCGCCGAACTCGCCGGTGTGTTCGCGGGTGTCATCCAGGTCTCGGTCGCGTCCGAGCGGGAGGCGGACCTGCAGGCCGCCCTTCGAGATCTCGACGGGCTGCTGACGGTGTCGGTGCACACCGGCGCTGATGCCGCATCCGCGCCTGAGCGCCCGATCACGCTGCAGGTCCTCGGCAACGACCGCCCGGGCATCGTCCGCGAGGTGTCAGCCGTGCTGCGCGCTCACGAGCTCAGCATTCAGGACATGATCACGCAGACGCGGGATGCTGCGATGGCCGGCGGCCGCCTGTTCGAGGCCACAGTCGCGGCTACTGTCCCCGCCGCCGTCGACCTCGGCGCCCTGCGTGCCGACCTGGAGCGGCTCACGGCCGAGCTCCAGGTCGACATCACTCTCGAGTGA
- a CDS encoding DUF4407 domain-containing protein — translation MPYSAHRPGRLDSQGQIILDADADTDELDFLREYEPTGSTPSSETSTDDERDAETRVLDVDPVTSAPGDDEPFIGQAPRRPDPVAAPEPEPEPQPRPARTRRERTPRPRGSRLRTLAILGGAEGDILDRVPGETSRFVQMFFVLAGTALVSAISMLFALTTGVRAVIWLAVPLAIVWALIIFNLDRFLTSTMTSTRSIGKLIGLAIPRVIMAMIIGFVVAEPLVLQIFHNDISREVAATNIVQAQSDQEALESGPEKQALDAATERVATLENQAATGVVAGTDSASASEAAAQATVDDLTAKMAEQQGVIDQARALYQCELTGEGAGTVPGCTGVNGEGASSDAAEAQLAEAQQTYDALAAQLRDANDDLDAAGSSARETTAASEAQNREQAKAELPAARSTYDQALAAYNARADEVAGGNAGAVGLLSQMSGLNRLAEKEPIILWAHWLIAALFFMIELLPVLVKVLTSFGEPTLYERTAAIRKQVALDRVTAEGFNDRARIVTSPAAPSST, via the coding sequence ATGCCCTACTCCGCTCACCGACCCGGTCGTCTCGACTCCCAGGGTCAGATCATCCTCGACGCGGATGCCGACACCGACGAGCTCGACTTCCTTCGCGAGTACGAACCCACCGGCTCGACGCCGTCCTCTGAGACCTCGACCGACGACGAGAGAGACGCCGAGACGCGCGTCCTCGACGTCGATCCCGTCACCTCCGCCCCCGGTGACGACGAGCCGTTCATCGGCCAGGCGCCGCGTCGCCCGGATCCGGTGGCAGCGCCCGAACCCGAGCCCGAGCCGCAGCCGCGACCGGCGCGCACTCGGCGCGAGCGCACACCCCGCCCCCGCGGGTCCCGGCTGCGCACCCTCGCGATCCTCGGCGGCGCGGAGGGCGACATCCTCGACCGCGTTCCCGGGGAGACCTCCCGGTTCGTGCAGATGTTCTTCGTGCTCGCGGGCACCGCACTCGTCTCGGCGATCTCGATGCTCTTCGCGCTCACGACCGGCGTGCGGGCCGTCATCTGGCTCGCGGTCCCGCTGGCGATCGTGTGGGCACTGATCATCTTCAACCTCGATCGATTCCTCACGTCGACCATGACATCGACACGCAGCATCGGGAAGCTGATCGGCCTGGCCATCCCCCGCGTCATCATGGCCATGATCATCGGGTTCGTCGTCGCCGAGCCGCTCGTGCTGCAGATCTTCCACAACGACATCTCCCGAGAGGTCGCCGCGACGAACATCGTCCAGGCGCAGTCCGACCAGGAGGCGCTGGAGTCCGGCCCGGAGAAGCAGGCGCTGGATGCCGCCACCGAGCGAGTCGCGACCCTCGAGAACCAGGCCGCGACCGGTGTCGTCGCCGGAACCGACAGCGCATCGGCGAGCGAGGCCGCCGCCCAGGCGACCGTCGACGACCTCACCGCGAAGATGGCCGAGCAGCAGGGCGTCATCGATCAGGCGCGTGCGCTCTACCAGTGCGAGCTCACCGGCGAGGGGGCGGGCACGGTCCCCGGATGCACCGGGGTGAACGGCGAGGGCGCGAGCTCCGACGCCGCCGAGGCGCAGCTGGCCGAGGCGCAGCAGACCTATGACGCCCTCGCCGCCCAGCTGCGCGACGCGAACGACGACCTCGACGCCGCCGGTTCCTCCGCGCGCGAGACCACGGCCGCCTCCGAGGCGCAGAACCGCGAACAGGCCAAGGCGGAGCTCCCGGCAGCCAGGAGCACCTACGACCAGGCGCTCGCCGCGTACAACGCGCGCGCGGACGAGGTGGCCGGCGGCAACGCCGGTGCGGTCGGACTGCTCAGCCAGATGAGCGGGCTCAACCGCCTGGCGGAGAAGGAGCCGATCATCCTGTGGGCGCACTGGCTCATCGCCGCCCTGTTCTTCATGATCGAGCTGCTGCCCGTGCTGGTCAAGGTGCTCACGAGCTTCGGCGAACCGACGCTCTACGAGCGGACGGCGGCCATCCGCAAGCAGGTCGCCCTCGATCGTGTCACCGCAGAGGGGTTCAACGACCGTGCACGGATCGTGACGAGTCCCGCGGCGCCCTCCTCGACCTGA
- a CDS encoding carbohydrate ABC transporter permease — MTATAQMIVPAEVRQPPRPRRAGKKRVSALSVVRVVGLALWLLITLFPLYWIALTSFKAPSTVNVYPIEYWPSQPSTQNYVNLFEMNDFGVFLANSAIVSLAAGVTGTFIALLSAFVISRFEFRSKGAVLIAFLLTQMIPAFIALGPLYSMMSDLGLVDNKFGLILVYIAVCIPFSTVMLRGFFENVPVALEEAAMIDGCSRLGALFRVLVPVMTPGIIAAFIFNFVNCWNELFLSVVLMHSAENRTVPAALNGFISTFNVDWGSMSAAAVITILPTMVMFALASKWIVQGLTAGAVKE; from the coding sequence ATGACCGCCACCGCTCAGATGATCGTGCCCGCCGAGGTCCGTCAGCCGCCTCGGCCCCGCCGTGCGGGGAAGAAGCGCGTCTCGGCCCTCTCGGTCGTGCGCGTGGTCGGTCTCGCCCTCTGGCTGCTGATCACGCTGTTCCCGCTGTACTGGATCGCGCTGACGTCGTTCAAGGCGCCGTCGACGGTGAACGTCTACCCGATCGAGTACTGGCCGAGCCAGCCGTCGACCCAGAACTACGTGAACCTGTTCGAGATGAACGATTTCGGGGTGTTCCTCGCGAACTCCGCGATCGTCTCGCTCGCGGCGGGCGTGACCGGGACGTTCATCGCGCTGCTCAGCGCGTTCGTGATCTCCCGGTTCGAGTTCCGGAGCAAGGGCGCCGTGCTCATCGCATTCCTGCTCACGCAGATGATCCCCGCGTTCATCGCCCTCGGGCCGCTGTACTCGATGATGTCGGACCTCGGACTGGTGGACAACAAGTTCGGCCTGATCCTCGTGTACATCGCGGTGTGCATCCCGTTCTCGACGGTCATGCTCCGCGGATTCTTCGAGAACGTCCCCGTCGCTCTCGAGGAGGCGGCGATGATCGACGGATGCTCTCGGCTCGGCGCGCTGTTCCGGGTCCTGGTCCCCGTCATGACCCCTGGCATCATCGCCGCGTTCATCTTCAACTTCGTGAACTGCTGGAACGAGCTGTTCCTGTCGGTCGTGCTCATGCACTCCGCGGAGAACCGCACGGTGCCTGCGGCGCTGAACGGGTTCATCTCGACGTTCAACGTCGACTGGGGCTCGATGTCGGCCGCAGCGGTCATCACGATCCTGCCCACGATGGTGATGTTCGCCCTCGCCAGCAAGTGGATCGTCCAGGGCCTGACGGCCGGAGCCGTCAAGGAGTAG
- a CDS encoding ABC transporter substrate-binding protein, with protein MKRTRLTTAVGMGTVALLALTACSGGSGDSAEGGDVELQMVESLTNPARTELLRGLLDDFEAENPGVTVKLVSPPTEQADQTIQQMLQSGKGVDVLEVRDLTVGPFSNNGWLYDMTDDLSDWDGWDALTENARSAADTDGQTFYLPYGFYGLSLFYRTDLVAEAGFDGPPTSWKELLEQAEAIQDPSNNIYGYAFRGGTNGNTNVVAAIEAYTVDDLDIDNAFLLEDGSTIFSAPEAQEAADDYFELFAKGSPPSAVSWGYPEMVAGFTNGSTAFLLQDPEVIATVQDSNLAEDQWDTAPLLTGPTGKAAQPLAVAGWGVAEASEHKEEAVKLIEFLSSAEPATEFAQSNSLVPIIAAAADDEFYSTGPWTSYVTMTENPDTYVNVQQPRGVSWWTEWAQKADQDVQNVLLGNMTTTELLESWDAYWVDKYATEED; from the coding sequence ATGAAGCGCACACGTCTGACGACAGCCGTCGGCATGGGCACAGTCGCCCTGCTGGCACTGACTGCATGCTCCGGCGGCTCCGGAGACTCCGCCGAGGGCGGCGACGTCGAACTGCAGATGGTGGAGAGCCTGACCAACCCGGCGCGCACCGAGCTGCTCCGCGGTCTGCTCGACGACTTCGAGGCCGAGAACCCCGGCGTCACCGTCAAGCTCGTCTCCCCGCCGACCGAGCAGGCCGACCAGACCATCCAGCAGATGCTCCAGTCCGGCAAGGGCGTCGACGTCCTCGAGGTCCGCGACCTCACCGTCGGCCCGTTCTCCAACAACGGCTGGCTCTACGACATGACCGACGACCTGAGCGACTGGGACGGCTGGGACGCTCTGACCGAGAACGCGCGCTCTGCCGCGGACACGGACGGGCAGACGTTCTACCTGCCGTACGGCTTCTACGGTCTGTCGCTGTTCTACCGGACCGACCTCGTCGCCGAGGCCGGCTTCGACGGCCCGCCGACCAGCTGGAAGGAACTGCTGGAGCAGGCCGAGGCCATCCAGGACCCGTCCAACAACATCTACGGCTACGCCTTCCGCGGTGGCACGAACGGCAACACCAACGTCGTCGCCGCCATCGAGGCCTACACGGTCGATGACCTCGACATCGACAACGCCTTCCTCCTCGAGGACGGCTCGACGATCTTCTCCGCCCCTGAGGCGCAGGAGGCGGCGGACGACTACTTCGAGCTGTTCGCGAAGGGCTCCCCGCCCTCGGCCGTGTCGTGGGGCTACCCCGAGATGGTCGCCGGTTTCACCAACGGCTCGACGGCGTTCCTCCTGCAGGACCCCGAGGTCATCGCCACCGTTCAGGACTCCAACCTCGCCGAGGACCAGTGGGACACCGCGCCGCTGCTGACCGGACCGACCGGCAAAGCCGCCCAGCCCCTCGCCGTCGCCGGTTGGGGTGTCGCTGAGGCCAGCGAGCACAAGGAAGAGGCCGTGAAGCTCATCGAGTTCCTCTCGTCGGCGGAGCCGGCGACGGAGTTCGCGCAGTCCAACAGCCTCGTGCCGATCATCGCCGCGGCTGCGGATGACGAGTTCTACTCGACCGGCCCGTGGACGAGCTACGTCACGATGACCGAGAACCCCGACACCTACGTCAACGTGCAGCAGCCGCGTGGCGTGAGCTGGTGGACCGAGTGGGCGCAGAAGGCCGACCAGGACGTGCAGAACGTCCTGCTGGGCAACATGACGACCACCGAGCTCCTCGAGTCGTGGGACGCGTACTGGGTCGACAAGTACGCCACCGAAGAGGACTGA
- a CDS encoding carbohydrate ABC transporter permease, with translation MMSLLTRSGRSTGESGGAAPARPGKRVFGRRQAWTILAFLAPAILFVCWFTYYPMLQGVRMAFHDWNLWDLTSTPFVGFDNFVRVFSDPVFPVVAWNSVLWVVGSLVPQFVIGFLIALALRTRFRFRGVYQALVFFPWAVSGFLIGMLFRWMFNAEFGVINDLLMKAGLIDAPLPWLADPKLAMFAVIVANVWYGVTFFAIMILAALQSVPEEMLEAASLDGAGRVRQLFSVIIPYIRMTLLLTVLLRVIWIFNFPDIIWAMTAGGPASQTHIITTWMINFTQQGNYGIASAIGLIVVAFLFVFCAFYLLAMRKATR, from the coding sequence ATGATGTCACTTCTGACGCGTTCGGGGCGCTCCACCGGTGAATCCGGTGGGGCCGCCCCGGCGCGGCCGGGCAAGCGGGTGTTCGGCCGCCGACAGGCCTGGACGATCCTCGCGTTCCTCGCTCCGGCCATCCTGTTCGTCTGCTGGTTCACGTACTACCCCATGCTGCAGGGCGTGCGCATGGCGTTCCACGACTGGAATCTGTGGGACCTCACCTCGACGCCCTTCGTCGGCTTCGACAACTTCGTCCGCGTCTTCTCCGACCCTGTCTTCCCGGTCGTCGCGTGGAACTCCGTGCTGTGGGTCGTCGGTTCCCTCGTCCCGCAGTTCGTGATCGGCTTCCTCATCGCCCTGGCCCTGCGGACGCGTTTCCGCTTCCGCGGCGTGTACCAGGCGCTCGTGTTCTTCCCGTGGGCCGTTTCCGGCTTCCTCATCGGGATGCTGTTCCGCTGGATGTTCAATGCCGAGTTCGGCGTCATCAACGACCTGCTCATGAAGGCGGGACTGATCGATGCGCCGCTGCCGTGGCTCGCCGATCCGAAGCTCGCGATGTTCGCGGTGATCGTCGCAAACGTCTGGTACGGCGTCACGTTCTTCGCGATCATGATCCTCGCCGCTCTCCAGTCGGTACCGGAGGAGATGCTCGAGGCCGCGAGCCTCGACGGCGCCGGCAGGGTGCGGCAGCTCTTCTCCGTGATCATCCCCTACATCCGGATGACCCTCCTGCTGACCGTGCTGCTGCGCGTGATCTGGATCTTCAACTTCCCCGACATCATCTGGGCGATGACGGCCGGCGGCCCTGCCAGCCAGACCCATATCATCACCACCTGGATGATCAACTTCACCCAGCAGGGGAACTACGGCATCGCCAGCGCCATCGGTCTGATCGTCGTGGCGTTCCTGTTCGTGTTCTGCGCGTTCTACCTGCTGGCGATGAGGAAGGCCACGCGATGA
- a CDS encoding ribokinase encodes MPPSPTAGRTGVVIVGSVTADVTTFSQRLPARGETILGDQFTLFLGGKGANQAVAAGRAGAKTSFVGCVGDDLFRDLVVDGLTDAGVDLTHLRTVPGPTGIAHIRVDASAQNDIVMVPLANAALSTEQIDAALDVLAPTTSVLLTQLETPSALTAHITARGQEHGMTVILDPAPAAPLPDEVWQNIDIVTPNETEASILSGIEVTDAVTAEQAGRWFLDRGARAAVITLAAQGSCVVTADGAIVVPPLPVDAVDTTAAGDAYAGYLGVALANGASLTDAVRLATAAGALTVTKHGASPSLPVRSDVDAFLASRAS; translated from the coding sequence ATGCCCCCCTCCCCCACCGCAGGACGCACTGGCGTCGTCATCGTCGGCAGTGTCACGGCGGATGTGACCACGTTCTCGCAGCGTCTTCCGGCCAGGGGCGAGACGATCCTCGGCGACCAGTTCACCCTCTTCCTCGGCGGCAAGGGCGCCAATCAGGCCGTCGCCGCAGGACGCGCAGGAGCGAAGACGAGCTTCGTCGGCTGCGTGGGCGATGACCTCTTCCGCGACCTCGTCGTCGACGGCCTCACCGACGCCGGGGTCGACCTCACCCACCTGCGCACGGTCCCCGGCCCGACGGGCATCGCGCACATCCGCGTCGACGCCTCGGCGCAGAACGACATCGTCATGGTGCCGCTGGCGAACGCCGCCCTCAGCACGGAGCAGATCGACGCGGCGTTGGATGTTCTCGCCCCCACCACCTCCGTGCTGCTCACCCAGCTCGAGACCCCGTCTGCCCTGACGGCGCACATCACCGCACGCGGCCAGGAGCACGGGATGACCGTCATCCTCGACCCCGCACCCGCCGCGCCGCTCCCCGACGAGGTCTGGCAGAACATCGACATCGTCACGCCCAACGAGACCGAGGCGTCGATCCTCAGCGGGATCGAGGTGACGGATGCCGTGACCGCCGAACAGGCCGGCCGGTGGTTCCTCGACCGTGGCGCACGCGCGGCGGTCATCACCCTCGCCGCGCAGGGCTCCTGCGTCGTGACGGCGGACGGCGCGATCGTCGTGCCGCCGCTGCCGGTGGATGCCGTCGACACCACCGCCGCGGGTGACGCGTACGCCGGCTACCTCGGTGTCGCGCTCGCGAACGGCGCCTCCCTCACCGACGCGGTGCGCCTGGCGACCGCCGCCGGCGCCCTCACCGTCACCAAGCACGGCGCATCGCCGAGCCTCCCCGTCCGCAGCGACGTCGACGCCTTCCTGGCGTCACGCGCATCCTGA
- the rbsD gene encoding D-ribose pyranase, with translation MRKTTTTINPALSRVISETGHTDLIVVTDAGLPIPPGSERIDLAYRPGAPAFFDVLDTVLAEMVVEGATVSAEVADHSPEVLQQLRDRLPGIEIELIPHVEFKKRTHAARAFVRSGEFTPYANVILHAGVAY, from the coding sequence ATGCGAAAGACCACCACGACGATCAACCCCGCACTCTCCCGTGTCATCAGCGAGACCGGACACACGGACCTCATCGTCGTGACCGACGCCGGGCTGCCGATCCCCCCGGGATCCGAGCGGATCGACCTCGCCTACCGTCCAGGTGCCCCGGCGTTCTTCGACGTGCTCGACACGGTCCTCGCCGAGATGGTCGTCGAGGGCGCGACGGTGTCGGCGGAGGTCGCCGACCACAGCCCGGAGGTCCTGCAGCAGCTCCGCGACCGGCTGCCCGGGATCGAGATCGAGCTGATCCCGCACGTGGAGTTCAAGAAGCGCACGCACGCGGCACGCGCCTTCGTGCGCTCCGGGGAATTCACCCCCTACGCGAACGTCATCCTGCACGCGGGGGTGGCGTACTAG
- a CDS encoding FadR/GntR family transcriptional regulator, which produces MGAMETALHGLRALIADGDLKPGDRLPSEGELCERLSVSRGPLREAIRTLSALGVIDTRHGSGSYVSELHAADLIRGLGLTVGLLPLDSILELYELRRALEAHAATLAAARIDDDAIARLDELLDRLEAVTDDEELSELDHEFHAAIAEVAGNDALATLLEVLRARSRAYKIFTTEDAAQIKVLSDAGHRAILRGLESRDPVAASAAAASHVAQTEHWLRIHRPAPGR; this is translated from the coding sequence ATGGGCGCGATGGAGACGGCACTGCACGGACTGCGGGCACTGATCGCCGACGGCGATCTCAAACCGGGTGATCGACTGCCCAGCGAGGGCGAGCTGTGCGAACGGCTCTCCGTCTCGCGCGGACCGCTGCGCGAGGCGATCCGCACGCTCTCCGCCCTCGGGGTGATCGACACGAGGCACGGGTCGGGCAGTTACGTCTCCGAGCTTCATGCGGCCGACCTCATCCGGGGCCTCGGTCTCACGGTCGGTCTGTTGCCGCTGGACTCGATCCTCGAGCTCTACGAACTGCGCCGGGCACTGGAGGCCCATGCGGCCACCCTCGCCGCTGCCCGCATCGACGACGACGCCATCGCCCGACTCGACGAGCTCCTCGACCGGCTCGAAGCCGTCACCGATGACGAAGAGCTGTCCGAGCTCGACCACGAGTTCCATGCGGCGATCGCCGAGGTCGCCGGAAACGATGCGCTGGCGACGCTCCTGGAAGTGCTGCGAGCGCGCTCGCGCGCATACAAGATCTTCACCACGGAGGACGCGGCGCAGATCAAGGTCCTCTCTGACGCCGGGCACCGGGCGATCCTCCGCGGCCTGGAATCACGCGACCCCGTCGCGGCGTCCGCGGCGGCGGCCAGTCACGTCGCACAGACCGAGCATTGGCTGAGAATCCACCGCCCGGCGCCGGGGCGCTGA
- a CDS encoding aminotransferase class V-fold PLP-dependent enzyme, whose protein sequence is MQQSPPTSAPVRLASGMRARDAWPLDPDIIHLNHGSFGAVPTEVVEHQNALRAMADRSPVGWFPRIAEHVAEARTAVAPFVGARPEDSAFVPNASAAATVVYNSLRLEAEDEILVTDHGYGAITMGAARLARRFGAHVRAVGIPLFADRDEVVDIFRRAIGDRTRLIVIDQITSPTARVLPTADITALAHEHGIRVLVDGAHAPGLVADAAAVAGGDWWFGNMHKWPCAPRGSALLVTAAEDRQDLWPLIDSWGAPEPFPERFDTQGTIDATTYLSTPAAIDFIEREYTWARTRDTMRELADLGARMIADAVQPYVADDALATLPMPVDAMRLIRLPDGLGKTREEADALRMTLFDTVGVETAFTSFEGRGYYRLSVHLYTEISDFEAFIERCIPPILRAAAAAS, encoded by the coding sequence ATGCAGCAGTCACCCCCCACCTCCGCGCCGGTCCGACTCGCATCGGGCATGCGCGCTCGGGACGCCTGGCCGCTGGATCCTGACATCATCCACCTCAACCACGGGTCGTTCGGCGCCGTCCCCACCGAGGTGGTCGAACACCAGAACGCGCTGCGCGCGATGGCCGATCGCAGCCCGGTCGGATGGTTCCCCCGCATCGCCGAGCACGTCGCGGAGGCCAGGACCGCCGTCGCACCGTTCGTCGGCGCGCGCCCGGAGGACAGCGCCTTCGTCCCGAACGCCTCCGCCGCCGCGACCGTCGTGTACAACAGCCTTCGTCTGGAGGCCGAGGACGAGATCCTCGTCACCGATCACGGCTACGGCGCGATCACGATGGGGGCCGCGCGCCTCGCTCGCCGGTTCGGTGCCCACGTCCGCGCCGTCGGCATCCCCCTGTTCGCCGACCGTGACGAGGTCGTCGACATCTTCCGGCGAGCGATCGGCGACCGCACCCGCCTGATCGTCATCGACCAGATCACCTCCCCGACCGCCCGTGTGCTCCCGACGGCCGACATCACCGCGCTCGCCCACGAGCACGGCATCCGCGTCCTCGTCGACGGCGCGCACGCCCCGGGTCTCGTCGCCGACGCCGCGGCCGTCGCCGGTGGCGACTGGTGGTTCGGGAACATGCACAAGTGGCCTTGTGCACCGCGCGGTTCCGCACTCCTGGTCACCGCAGCGGAGGACCGTCAGGACCTGTGGCCGCTCATCGACTCCTGGGGCGCCCCAGAGCCGTTCCCCGAGCGCTTCGACACCCAGGGCACGATCGACGCGACGACCTATCTGTCGACCCCTGCGGCCATCGACTTCATCGAGCGCGAGTACACCTGGGCGCGCACGCGGGACACGATGCGCGAACTCGCCGACCTCGGCGCACGCATGATCGCCGACGCCGTCCAGCCGTACGTGGCCGACGACGCGCTGGCCACGCTCCCCATGCCGGTCGATGCGATGCGTCTCATCCGCCTGCCGGACGGCCTCGGCAAGACCCGCGAGGAGGCGGATGCCCTCCGCATGACGCTCTTCGACACGGTCGGCGTCGAGACGGCCTTCACGAGCTTCGAGGGGCGCGGCTATTACCGCCTCTCGGTGCACCTGTACACCGAGATCAGCGACTTCGAGGCCTTCATCGAACGCTGCATCCCGCCGATCCTCCGCGCCGCAGCCGCGGCATCCTGA
- a CDS encoding GntR family transcriptional regulator — MSARSAAQDAIDRHSAAPMYDQLRHLIIDGIERDGLEPGDPLPSEHRLCEQYGISRTVVRQALAQLEHEGLVERVKGKGTFVSRPRTSESLVHTLIGLYDDVERRGGHVHSDILRHERVEADADVATALEVPVGSPVVALERLRHVDGEPWSLSTTWMPEPVGAVTLGVDLSEASLYRLLAENGIRATDGVRSAEATVATHDQAQHLGVSAGSALLRLRSISRDAAGTPIEYFIALHRGDRSRFEFQLREEQSQASLLHVDVGGATSRAGTVSL, encoded by the coding sequence ATGTCCGCACGTTCGGCGGCGCAGGACGCGATCGACCGGCACTCCGCAGCGCCCATGTACGACCAGCTGCGCCACCTCATCATCGACGGCATCGAGCGCGACGGGCTCGAGCCGGGAGACCCGCTGCCCAGCGAGCATCGTCTGTGCGAGCAGTACGGCATCTCCCGCACCGTGGTGCGACAGGCTCTCGCACAACTCGAGCACGAGGGTCTCGTCGAGCGGGTCAAGGGCAAGGGCACATTCGTCTCCCGCCCCCGCACGAGCGAGTCGCTCGTGCACACCTTGATCGGTCTCTACGACGACGTGGAGCGCCGCGGCGGCCATGTGCACAGCGACATCCTCCGCCACGAGCGCGTCGAGGCGGACGCGGACGTCGCGACCGCGCTCGAGGTGCCGGTCGGGTCTCCTGTGGTCGCGCTGGAACGTCTGCGGCACGTGGACGGCGAGCCGTGGTCGCTGTCGACGACGTGGATGCCCGAGCCCGTCGGGGCCGTCACCCTGGGGGTCGACCTGTCCGAGGCATCCCTCTACCGACTGCTCGCGGAGAACGGGATCAGGGCGACGGACGGCGTGCGCTCGGCGGAGGCGACCGTCGCGACGCACGATCAGGCCCAGCACCTCGGCGTCAGCGCCGGCTCCGCCCTGCTGCGGCTGCGGAGCATCAGCCGCGACGCCGCCGGCACCCCCATCGAGTACTTCATCGCACTGCACCGCGGCGACCGTTCCCGGTTCGAGTTCCAGCTCCGCGAAGAGCAGTCGCAGGCCTCGTTGCTGCACGTCGACGTCGGTGGTGCGACCTCTCGGGCGGGTACAGTCTCTCTCTGA
- a CDS encoding aldo/keto reductase family protein → MVNYRYLGNSGLKVSEITYGNWVTHASQVADDAAVKTVHAALDAGITTFDTADTYANTAAEVILGKALAGQRRESLEIFTKVYFPTGPKGPNDTGLSRKHILESINGSLARLGTDYVDLYQAHRFDYETPLEETFQAFADVVRAGKALYIGVSEWTAEQLREGHALAKEVGVQLISNQPQYSMLHRVIEGKVVPASEELGISQIVWSPMAQGVLSGKYLPGQPVPEGSRATDPHSGADFIKRLLQDDILTAVQRLKPIAEQAGLSMPQLAIAWVLQNKNVAAALVGASRPEQLADTVKASGVTLDADTLAAIDEALGDTVNRDAEDTYSVSPKSRLV, encoded by the coding sequence ATGGTCAACTATCGCTATCTCGGAAACAGCGGCCTCAAGGTGTCGGAGATCACCTACGGCAACTGGGTCACCCACGCTTCCCAAGTCGCCGACGACGCTGCCGTCAAGACGGTGCACGCTGCCCTCGACGCCGGCATCACCACGTTCGACACGGCGGACACCTACGCCAACACCGCCGCCGAGGTGATCCTCGGCAAGGCGCTCGCTGGACAGCGCCGCGAGAGCCTCGAGATCTTCACCAAGGTCTACTTCCCCACCGGCCCCAAGGGACCGAACGACACCGGACTGTCGCGCAAGCACATCCTCGAGTCCATCAATGGTTCGCTCGCACGTCTCGGCACCGACTACGTCGACCTGTACCAGGCGCACCGCTTCGACTACGAGACGCCGCTGGAGGAGACCTTCCAGGCATTCGCGGACGTCGTCCGTGCCGGCAAGGCCCTCTACATCGGTGTGAGCGAGTGGACGGCGGAGCAGCTGCGCGAGGGCCACGCCCTGGCCAAGGAGGTCGGCGTGCAGCTCATCTCGAACCAGCCGCAGTACTCGATGCTGCACCGCGTCATCGAGGGCAAGGTCGTTCCGGCATCCGAAGAGCTCGGCATCTCGCAGATCGTCTGGTCGCCGATGGCGCAGGGCGTCCTCAGCGGCAAGTACCTGCCGGGTCAGCCCGTGCCGGAGGGGTCGCGCGCGACCGATCCGCACAGCGGCGCCGACTTCATCAAGCGGCTGCTGCAGGACGACATCCTCACCGCGGTCCAGCGCCTCAAGCCCATCGCCGAGCAGGCCGGGCTCTCCATGCCGCAGCTCGCGATCGCCTGGGTGCTGCAGAACAAGAACGTCGCAGCGGCGCTGGTGGGAGCCTCCCGCCCTGAGCAGCTCGCAGACACGGTCAAGGCCTCCGGTGTGACCCTCGACGCGGACACGCTCGCCGCGATCGACGAGGCACTCGGCGACACGGTCAACCGCGACGCCGAGGACACCTACTCGGTGTCGCCGAAGTCCCGTCTCGTCTGA